One genomic region from Haladaptatus caseinilyticus encodes:
- a CDS encoding HVO_2901 family zinc finger protein yields MQPELASRERATDIDRLFCRECGERFDADTATDDGWRYRCPNEDCDGSGIREDLYPVEDVLPSHR; encoded by the coding sequence ATGCAGCCTGAACTTGCAAGTCGGGAGCGCGCAACTGACATCGACCGACTGTTCTGCCGCGAATGTGGGGAGCGATTCGATGCGGACACGGCGACCGACGATGGCTGGCGGTATCGATGCCCGAACGAAGACTGTGATGGGTCAGGGATTCGTGAAGACCTCTATCCGGTAGAGGACGTACTACCGTCCCATCGATAG
- the tuf gene encoding translation elongation factor EF-1 subunit alpha, with translation MPDKPHQNLAIIGHVDHGKSTLVGRLLFETGSVPEHVIEQHKKEAEEKGKGGFEFAYVMDNLAEERERGVTIDIAHQEFDTDEYYFTIVDTPGHRDFVKNMITGASQADNAVLVVGADDGVQPQTQEHVFLARTLGIGELIVAVNKMDAVDYDEDRYREVVAEVKDLLNQVRFDTENAEFIPISALEGDNIVEHSDNTPWYEGRDVLEALNNLPEPEPPTDAPLRLPIQDVYTISGIGTVPVGRVETGILNIGESVSFQPSDVSGEVKTIEMHHEEVPEARPGDNVGFNVRGVGKNDIRRGDVAGPADDPPKVAETFTAQIVVMQHPSVITSGYTPVFHAHTAQVACTIEAIDQKINPASGEVEEENPDFIQSGDAAVVTVRPQKPLSIEPSSEIPELGSFAVRDMGQTIAAGRVLEVNEK, from the coding sequence ATGCCAGACAAGCCACACCAAAACCTAGCGATCATCGGCCACGTTGACCACGGGAAATCGACATTAGTCGGACGACTGCTCTTCGAGACCGGAAGTGTCCCTGAGCACGTCATCGAACAGCACAAAAAAGAAGCAGAGGAGAAAGGCAAAGGCGGGTTCGAATTTGCGTATGTAATGGACAACCTCGCCGAAGAGCGAGAACGCGGTGTAACCATCGACATCGCCCATCAGGAGTTCGACACCGACGAATACTACTTCACCATCGTGGACACACCCGGACACCGCGACTTCGTGAAGAACATGATTACCGGCGCGAGTCAAGCCGACAACGCTGTGCTCGTCGTCGGCGCGGACGACGGTGTCCAACCGCAAACGCAGGAGCACGTCTTCCTCGCGCGAACGCTCGGTATCGGCGAACTCATCGTCGCCGTCAACAAAATGGACGCGGTCGATTACGACGAGGACCGCTACCGTGAAGTCGTCGCCGAAGTAAAAGACCTGCTGAATCAGGTTCGGTTCGACACCGAGAACGCCGAGTTCATTCCGATTTCGGCGCTCGAAGGCGACAACATCGTCGAACATAGCGACAACACGCCGTGGTACGAGGGCCGAGACGTCCTCGAAGCGCTGAACAACCTGCCGGAACCGGAACCGCCGACCGACGCGCCGCTCCGACTGCCGATTCAGGACGTGTACACGATTTCAGGAATCGGAACGGTGCCAGTCGGGCGCGTCGAGACGGGGATTCTGAACATCGGGGAATCCGTGTCGTTCCAACCGAGCGACGTGAGCGGGGAAGTGAAAACCATCGAGATGCACCACGAAGAAGTACCGGAGGCGAGACCCGGTGACAACGTCGGCTTCAACGTCCGCGGCGTCGGGAAAAACGACATCCGAAGGGGCGACGTCGCGGGTCCGGCGGACGACCCGCCGAAGGTCGCCGAGACGTTCACGGCCCAAATTGTCGTGATGCAACACCCCTCGGTTATCACCTCGGGGTACACGCCGGTCTTCCATGCTCACACGGCGCAGGTCGCCTGTACCATCGAAGCTATCGACCAGAAAATCAATCCCGCCAGCGGCGAGGTGGAAGAGGAGAATCCGGACTTCATCCAGAGCGGTGACGCCGCCGTCGTGACCGTCAGGCCACAAAAACCGCTCTCGATCGAGCCATCCTCGGAGATTCCCGAACTTGGAAGCTTCGCGGTACGGGACATGGGACAGACCATCGCGGCAGGACGAGTACTGGAAGTGAACGAGAAATAA
- a CDS encoding zinc-dependent alcohol dehydrogenase family protein, translated as MRAAILKAYGEPLAIEEVPKPDPDPHGVVIRTEACGICRSDWHAWQGHGEWADDQVPIGQILGHEPAGTVVSVGKQVRGIEDGDRIAVPFNLGRGYCEHCRNGHGNVCENGLSLGFEAAVPGAFAEQVHVPYADYNAVHLPDDVSSIAMAGLGCRFVTAYHALAHRADLTPGDWVAVHGCGGVGLSAIHVADALGANVIAVDLDDDKLEVARELGADETIRAESEDISTSIHTRVGGAHISVDALGIAETCRNSIDCLRQRGQHVQLGLTTDEERGEVSLPTDAMTMREITFLGSRGMPPSRYGELLRMLERDVLSPGKLVTKTVSLDGVPARLAAMSDYGTSGIEVVDFS; from the coding sequence ATGCGTGCCGCAATTCTGAAAGCGTACGGCGAACCGCTCGCTATCGAGGAGGTACCGAAACCTGACCCAGACCCTCACGGCGTGGTCATCCGAACTGAAGCCTGTGGAATCTGTCGAAGCGACTGGCACGCGTGGCAGGGCCACGGCGAATGGGCCGACGACCAAGTCCCGATCGGGCAGATACTCGGCCACGAACCGGCCGGAACCGTCGTTTCGGTTGGGAAGCAGGTGCGAGGAATCGAGGACGGTGATCGAATCGCGGTTCCGTTCAATCTCGGGCGAGGGTACTGCGAACACTGCCGAAACGGACACGGCAACGTCTGCGAAAACGGACTTTCGCTCGGATTCGAGGCAGCCGTTCCCGGCGCGTTCGCGGAACAGGTGCACGTTCCCTATGCTGATTATAACGCGGTCCATCTCCCTGACGACGTTTCCTCGATCGCGATGGCTGGACTCGGCTGTCGGTTTGTGACCGCCTACCACGCGCTCGCTCATCGCGCCGACCTGACGCCCGGCGATTGGGTCGCGGTACATGGGTGTGGCGGCGTCGGACTCTCGGCAATTCACGTCGCGGACGCCCTCGGTGCGAACGTCATCGCGGTCGATCTGGACGACGACAAACTGGAAGTCGCCCGCGAGCTCGGCGCGGACGAGACGATACGTGCCGAGTCGGAGGATATCTCGACTTCGATTCACACTCGTGTCGGTGGGGCACACATCTCAGTCGACGCGTTGGGAATCGCGGAAACCTGCCGAAACTCCATCGACTGCCTCCGCCAGCGCGGCCAGCACGTTCAACTCGGCCTGACGACCGACGAGGAGCGGGGTGAAGTTTCGCTTCCGACCGACGCGATGACGATGCGCGAAATTACGTTCCTCGGATCCCGTGGGATGCCGCCGTCGCGATACGGCGAACTGCTACGAATGCTCGAGCGGGACGTGCTTTCGCCCGGAAAACTGGTGACGAAGACGGTTTCCCTCGACGGGGTCCCCGCCCGACTCGCCGCGATGAGCGACTACGGCACGTCTGGAATCGAAGTCGTGGATTTTTCGTGA
- a CDS encoding DUF7576 family protein — translation MPNTGHSDDEFPPCANCGKLVDIADHHPSVVVRYGGTANDIERTTLHFCSDDCLDEWSGPIPD, via the coding sequence ATGCCAAACACCGGCCACTCGGACGACGAGTTTCCGCCGTGCGCGAACTGCGGCAAACTCGTCGATATCGCGGATCATCATCCGTCCGTCGTCGTCAGATATGGTGGGACCGCAAACGATATCGAACGTACGACGCTCCATTTCTGTAGCGACGACTGTTTGGACGAATGGTCCGGTCCGATTCCGGACTAA
- a CDS encoding uracil-DNA glycosylase family protein gives MQNVTDRISNPFGMRPPCQYECVPGGSCAVFGYGDANADFHVIGDHPGAHGGRETSIPFTGTEVGERLQPVLNNVGLLEEAYSDEPAIRNLFMSYLHMCCLPEGQAPTPAEYADMERFFDAEIRAIAAHILLPVGEKATEHVFWEFTAQAGKHGFDGGTPDMGALHAEEIKGRGFLVIPVRDPREWEPGDGEQLTARLNSILTSDYQQTVDLGRFMPDDDPYEVR, from the coding sequence GTGCAGAACGTCACGGACAGAATCAGCAACCCGTTCGGAATGCGCCCGCCCTGCCAGTACGAATGTGTCCCCGGTGGTTCCTGTGCCGTGTTCGGATACGGTGACGCCAACGCGGATTTTCACGTCATCGGGGATCATCCGGGAGCACATGGAGGGCGCGAAACGAGCATACCATTCACGGGAACCGAGGTCGGCGAAAGACTTCAACCGGTGCTGAACAATGTCGGCTTGCTCGAAGAGGCTTACAGCGATGAACCGGCCATCAGAAACCTGTTCATGAGCTACCTCCACATGTGTTGTTTGCCGGAAGGTCAAGCACCAACACCGGCGGAGTACGCCGATATGGAGCGATTTTTCGACGCCGAAATCCGAGCGATCGCGGCGCACATCCTGCTTCCGGTCGGCGAAAAGGCAACCGAGCACGTCTTCTGGGAGTTCACCGCACAAGCCGGAAAACACGGTTTCGACGGAGGAACACCCGATATGGGTGCGCTCCATGCCGAAGAGATCAAGGGGAGAGGTTTCCTCGTGATACCGGTTCGTGACCCGCGGGAGTGGGAACCAGGCGACGGCGAGCAACTCACAGCACGCCTGAACTCGATCCTCACCTCGGACTACCAACAGACCGTCGATTTGGGTCGGTTCATGCCAGACGACGACCCCTACGAGGTTCGGTGA
- a CDS encoding helix-turn-helix domain-containing protein, with protein MGKQTLTSLCELPPSAKLVFKVLEYSGAHTQKEIVQRSRLSARTVRSALENLTEVGAVREEVYIPDARQRLYRLDDTRDWEQVNCLEEAPV; from the coding sequence ATGGGAAAACAGACCTTGACGAGCCTATGTGAGTTACCACCGAGTGCGAAGCTCGTGTTCAAAGTGTTGGAGTACAGTGGTGCTCACACGCAGAAGGAAATCGTCCAACGGTCACGATTGTCGGCACGGACGGTCAGGAGCGCGCTGGAAAACCTGACCGAAGTCGGTGCCGTCAGGGAAGAGGTGTACATCCCGGATGCCCGCCAGCGTCTCTACCGATTGGACGACACCCGCGACTGGGAGCAGGTGAACTGTCTAGAAGAAGCACCGGTCTGA